The region ATGTCGCGGTGCAGGGCCATCTCCGAGCCGCGGTCCCAGGCCAGCGAACGGCGCAGATGCTCAGGTAGCGCCTGGATGGCGGGGATCATGGCGTCACGGACGGTGGGCGCGGTGTGATCGGCGGGCAGGTGCAGCAGGATCGTGAACCGGGTGGTGCGCTCCACCAGGGTCCCGATCGCGGACTTGCTGTCCTGACCGACGATCAGATCGCCTTCCCAATGGCCCGGGACGGCCCGGTCGGCGGCCTCGGCGGGACGGGCGCTGATCGGGATCGGGCCGGGGATCGGCCCGGTGGTTTTGCTCGCGGCTTCGGCGCGGGCCCTCGCGCGAGGCTTGCGCAACGACCGGCCGGTCCGCAGATGCCCCGTCAGTTCCCGGGCCAACCCACCGCGGGTCTGCACGAACAAGGACTGATAGATCGTCTCGTGGGACACCCGCATCTCCGGCCGGTCGCAGAACGCCTCGGCCAGCCTGCCCTGGATCTGCCGCGGGCTCCAGTCCTGTTGCAGCCCGGCGACCACGAACGCCGCCAGCTCGTCACACCCGACCAGCTTGCGGACTTGCGGGCGTCGGGCCCGAGCATCGGCCTGAGCCTGGGCGTGCAACGCCCGATACCGCCGGACCCGCCGGCCCGGCCGCGGATCGGACTGGTTACGCGTCAGCTCCCGGCCGATCGTCGACCGATCACGGCCCAGCACCCGGCCGATCTGCGCCCGGGACTGCCCGGCCGCGAACAACACCGCGATCTCTTCCCGTTCCGCCAACGACAACCGCCGGCCCGTCACCGGCTTGCGCGTCAC is a window of Cryptosporangium phraense DNA encoding:
- a CDS encoding IS30 family transposase: VTRKPVTGRRLSLAEREEIAVLFAAGQSRAQIGRVLGRDRSTIGRELTRNQSDPRPGRRVRRYRALHAQAQADARARRPQVRKLVGCDELAAFVVAGLQQDWSPRQIQGRLAEAFCDRPEMRVSHETIYQSLFVQTRGGLARELTGHLRTGRSLRKPRARARAEAASKTTGPIPGPIPISARPAEAADRAVPGHWEGDLIVGQDSKSAIGTLVERTTRFTILLHLPADHTAPTVRDAMIPAIQALPEHLRRSLAWDRGSEMALHRDITLATDLDIYFCDPHSPWQRGSNENTNGLLRQYFPKGSDLSIHTPHHLATIAAKLNSRPRQTLGWATPHEKLTELLNSPQNPPVATTT